A segment of the Candidatus Doudnabacteria bacterium genome:
TATGCGGTTGCGTGTGTTGCAAGTGTAAGTCCAGTCTTACTTAACCCGTCCCAATCGCCGATAGAAATAAAGTGATAAGCCATTATTATAGCCCAAAGCAATACTATCGCTGGTAAGACATAAATAACACAAATCAAAACATTATTTACTGCGTTTAATGCAGTTTGTTTCCGTCTATGACTTTGTGAAGCATCATCAGCTTCCAAATCAGCCTCTGTTGCAACATTTTTGCCTTTCCTTTTCATATTAGACTATGGTTTGCCCTAGTAAGAATCTTGCTCTCAATGTTGCCGCAGATTCTGAAACCTTAAATTGCTCTGCAACTTCCGGCAAACTAATAGCATTTTTCCAAACCCTTAAAAATAAGTCTTTAGGCATCAGTAAATCAGCCGCCATATTATTGGCTTCAATTTCGATCTTTTTTTCAGCGTCTGTTAACTCTCTGCCCTCTTCGCTATTAAGTGCCTTAACAGGTTGTTTAATATTATCAATATGTTCATTATTTGTATCAAAAAGATGTTTATGTTGAATGAAATGAGCTATTTCGTGAGCAATTGTAAAACGCTTCCTTGTTAACGGGTGAGAAGTGTTAATGTAAATAACAAAGTTGTCGCCCTCTTTGCTCAAAGAACCAGCATAATTATCATCTAATTCGCTGGTTTCTACTACATATAGACCTAATTCTTTTGCCAAATCAACAATAGGCACAGGATTTTGCTGAGCATATTTTGCTAAGATTTGTTCGGTTTTTTGATCCATACTTTTTAGAAAATAATGCCTAATTCTATACTACCACACCCTCTGGGTAAAGTCATTGGATAAAATGAGCCTTGCATTCTTCAATTGAAAACCTAAATTACCCAGCTTTAATTTATAGAAAATAAATTTTGGGGTGCCAGACGAGAATCGAACTCGCGTGACCGCTGCCACAGAGCGGCGTTCTACCATTGAACTACTGGCACCATAACAATTTAATTACACTACTTGCTACACATCATAATGGCCACATCCTAACAGTTTAATTTGCTTCCACATTGGAAAGTCAGCGGCCGAGCGGAATCGGACCCACGTGACAGCTGCCACAGAGCTGCGTTCTACCATTGAACTACGGGCACCTCGTCTCAGTTTGTAGACACTTCGCGATTTTGCTTCGCAAAATACGCTACGGTCTACACGCTGCTCCTCTCAAAAAATTTGTTCTCGGCCTTCGGCCTGCGACTCAAATTTTTTGTGGTTTAAAAGCTACTTACTTGCGACCATGACCGCGAACACGACCACTGTCAGTGCAAACATCCAACCCACAGTATACCCAAAAAACTTCAGCGCTTCTTTTTTCTGTCCATCAAAATACATCAGCACCGGCCGGCCCAATACTAACGCGCTGGTGATCGCGGCGGATAGCACAAACAACATCAGGACTAAGATAGGAGTAAACGCAGTATCTTTCTGTCCGAACCAAACAGACCCATGGTTCATGATAGATGCGACGAGAGTGACATACAGCAGCACCAAAACCGCATGACCCAAACTGTGAGCAACTGGATTGTCTTTCATATTTTATCCTTTCTTGGTGCCCCTGGCTGGAATCGAACCAACATCAAGGCCTTAGAAGAGCCTTGCTTTATCCATTAAGCTACAGGGGCGCAATTTTAACAAAAAATCCCCACACAGATTGGAGATTCAGCATAAACATACCTGCTGTGTCAGGTAGGTTTGGATCGATTTTTTAAAGCCTCTTAATTATACTCCTGTTCAGCCTAAATGTCAAAAAATGTTAATTTTTGCTTAGGTTTCTGTTATAATAATATCAACAATTTTGGGCGGCTATCCTCAATAGAAACCCAAAAAAACAACTAAAAAGAGGGCTTATGCTAAAGGCATTTTGGCTTTTCTCGCTCATCCCTACTTTCCTGTTGGTGTCAGCCACGACAGTCTACCTCCACCGGGCTTCTACCCACGTTTCAGTAAAGTTCATCTCCGGCGTCAGATGGTGCTGGAAATTCATTATCTGGTTCACGGGCGGTCCGGACGAGGCTCAGTGGGTTGCAGTTCATCGCTACCATCACGTCTACAGCGACAAACCAGGTGATCCGCACAGTCCGCACATAGATGGTTTCCCACAGATCCAAATGGGAAACGTAATCTTCTACGTGCGATGGATCAGAAATCATTCCGAGCTGGTCGAGCGGTACTCGCGCGATGTGAGAAAGAGATACGGCTGGTGGGACCGCCATGTGTTCTGCCATCCCCGCTACGGCATCCTTGCCGGGACCGCGACCCTTTGCATGATGATCGGTTTGTACTTTCACTCAGTTCGGATCGGATTGTACGGCGGCGTGATCGCCGCGTTCATGCATTTTCTGCAGTACGTTTTCCTGCTCACACCGTCCATCAACGGCTTATGCCACTGGCCGCACAAATGGCTCGGCGGCTACCAGCACAGATTTCTGAAAGAGAACCAATGGATAGCCGTTGACCACGCGCTGCTTACATTCAACAATTGGGTCGTCGCGATGCTGACCGGCGGTGAAGGCTTCCACTACAACCACCACTGGGAACGCATGTCCGCGCGGTTCTCGAAGAATTGGATAGAACTGCCCGCAGACTGGGGCTACTGGCTCTGGATCTGGCCCATGGAAAAACTGGGCCTGGCTTACGACGTGAAAGTCGCAAAATGGACCTACATATAACCGCTTAACCTTTCGGGGTTAGGCGGCTTTTTTTGTCTGTTAATAAATGAAACAATTTACGCGATCAAACGTATAAATTATAGAAAGGAGAACAAATATATGGCATGGTATGGAGATTCAAAAGGGCACGCCGATGCTGGCAAAAAAGGGGGCAAGGCCCAGGGTAAACGCAACAATCCGGGAAATTTCGCTAATGATCGGGAAAAAGCCAAACGCGCAGGCCGCAAGGGCGGCTCAGCCTCAGGCGGCGCGGACTAAATTGGTCAGCCGGTAGCGGAAACCAGGAACAGATCAATATCAAGTTTGGTATTGGAATCCGAGCTTTTTATCCTATGGTCTATCAGAAGCAGCTGCTGGAGCAGCTGCTTTAATTTTGCAACTGAAATATTTTTGAGGTTTTTCGCAGTAATAAACACGCGCCCCGGGCTCCAGCCTAGTTTTTCCGCGATCTGCTCGTTGGTATGTCCGGCCGACTGCAAAAGGCTTGTGACCAAAAGGCTTCTTAACTGTTCGGAAAGCAAACCTATCACTTTTATAAAAGTGGTTTTTTCCTCGGTTGTGGCTCCTGCGATAAAATTCTCCAGAGCTTGGAAAGCGCCTTTTTGATTTTTGACGATCATCTCATCCGTCAAAGCAAAAACCGAATCCGGGATCTTGGGCTTTACCAGCGAATTAACGTCCTGCGGCTCGATGCGGGTGGTGTTGCTGGAAAGTTTCAATAATTCGGAATAAACTTGCCAGAGGTCAAAAGCTTCTTTGCGTTCTATAACCTTGCCCCCGGCTTTTTTTTCTTCGTACAGGTCCCGGCCCAAAAATTGGGCCAGGCGGTTTACTGCCCCGTCAGAGATCTCTGAGCCCAAAGTTTTGGCCATGGCTTTGATCCATTGGTCCAGAACCGGGCCATGCGGCAGGTTGAACTCCGTCACATTAATGCCTGATGCCAGGAATTTTTTGGTGAATCCCAGGCGGCGGTCAATTTTCAAGGTTTGCCAGAAAACCAAAAAATTATCAGCAGGCACGTTTTGGATGAATTGCAAAAGAAA
Coding sequences within it:
- a CDS encoding ImmA/IrrE family metallo-endopeptidase; the encoded protein is MDQKTEQILAKYAQQNPVPIVDLAKELGLYVVETSELDDNYAGSLSKEGDNFVIYINTSHPLTRKRFTIAHEIAHFIQHKHLFDTNNEHIDNIKQPVKALNSEEGRELTDAEKKIEIEANNMAADLLMPKDLFLRVWKNAISLPEVAEQFKVSESAATLRARFLLGQTIV
- a CDS encoding KGG domain-containing protein, with protein sequence MAWYGDSKGHADAGKKGGKAQGKRNNPGNFANDREKAKRAGRKGGSASGGAD